The DNA segment ATATTTTGGTTTTCTCCCACATCCCCATTTATACTGACTACCCCCTCCTCCCCCCCATCCCCATCCACCGCCGCTgccgccgccgccgccgcccCCTCCTCCCCCTCCTCCCCATCCCCATCTATAACTGCCTCCCCCACCCCCACCGCCACCTCCGCCTCCGCCTCCACCCCCGCCACCCCCTCCTCCTCTATAATATGGGCCATTATCTCTATTCTTTCTGTTGTTCACAACTTCAGTTGAAGTTTTGTTTTTgccagcttctaaatctttatTTCCTCGAAGAAGCTTAGGAAGAGCCAAAGAAGTAGTATTAACGCTTTGAGAATGCGCTGTGCCGTTTCCCATTTCATCACCTTTCAGCCGAACAATAGGAATGGCAATAAACAAGACAAGCCACGAAAATCTTGATCTTGTATCCATGGAAACTCATGTAGATGTCTAAAAATGCAGCTATATGCTACaaggcttatatatatatatatatagctgcgtAAGTTAAAAGTGTAGTGCAATAAGAAAAGACATGCCTTAGGTCTTACTTTGTCCCCACCCTGCAATTCAGTGACTGAAGTGCCTTAAGGAAGCATCAATGTTTGTTCATTCTGAACTCCTTTAGGCACACGAATCGATCCTCGCCCACTATTAAGGCATGCGCAGTGGATCACACATCCTCTCTACCTTATTCTGAATAACGGTATTGTTTACAATTTTGCAAATTGCTAATGTGATAGTACTGCCACTTTATCAAAAGTATTAATTAAAGTGTGCTCTGAGTTATAAGCTTTCAATCTGATAGAAATTCCAGATTTCGCATAATCACTCTTCTTACTTGTAACAAATCATATATACCTCATGTATCAGTTAGAAATGAACCAACTACACTACAGGCCTACTGCCCCTAGCTTGTACCGTTAGTGGCACATTATAGCTACTGGTACCTCCCAGCCACACATatgagtaataatatatattgtctTTTGCTTGGCCTTGAAGTCTGGGAATTTAAGAAGATATGTTACAGCTAGCTAGCAACTAGCAAGCACAGGGATGCATATAATATGGTGGGGGCATGCAGTGTAGTGATATGCATTCATTccatgcatgcacatggtgCAGGGATTACTTTCTGGGCAGTACGTACAGAACATAATTATCTATCGAACATGGAGAAGTTGGGTTGAATAATGAACATCTACACATTTGGACATTATGCTACAAGCAACATAAGTTTTACAGTGAGTGCTTTAGATCTtatgtcactacaagaaattagcccttttgcagcgcttaaaatcgttgcaaatacattcaaaaaacgctgtaattcatcaattgcagcgttattaccctccttgcatgttcgttgatataaaagtgatatttttgatcaatagcaacgttattgaataaacgctgcaaaagacttcatttgcagcgtttttgaACCGCTGCAAAGTCACTAATTTcacgctgcaaaaggccaccccatgtgactgccatggcgctgcatttgatcaattgcagcgaaatttatccttgctatatcattaaatttcgctgcaatagcctcccaacaacagcagcgctacatttggttcgttgcttttgccattttttgcaacacttaaaatcgctgcaattgatttataagcgctgcaatttgtgtacgtcaaaagcaacataccattctagcgctgcttttgatactttttgcaaggtttaaaatcgctgcaaaaaatcaaaaagcgctgcaaatgtgcaaaagcaacgcttgcttcctttgttgcattttgcatacttttcaaggactaaaatcgctgaaaCTGATGATTTGCAACGAATTTTGGCCTATTTGCATCgactaaaaatcgctgcaaatacttaattacaaaattaaaaaaaaaattactactgaaacatacagtttcagtaatttttttcacttgtattagaagcaaagttagtagatcagctaggatttaattccctttacttaataatacaaagggtacatagaaaataacaacaaagtacATTTAGTATACAACAAGTAAAAATATGTTCAGTACATTCAGtatacaacaagtagaaatatgttAAGTACATAGCCAAGCAGAAACTTCAAGTCGATCCTAAGTGCACTTCATCACTTTCAACTAAAAGTAATTGCTCCCATATTCAAAGGCATACCTGTATATGAGTTTTCTGAAAAGACACAATACCAACTGATTAGTAGAACAAAAAACCTGGAAAGTGGAGCATGAAGTCATACAAACAGGAGAAAGCCTTATTATAGGTAAAGAATGCATGAAAACCTTTCATAGTAGTTGTAACACATCAACATCAATCTAATTTACTAATCTCAAAGTAGAACTTCATTCAAGTAAAGTACAACTTTAGAATCAAacctctttttattaaaattttggaaaaatgtGTATTGTTAACACTAGAAGCTCATCAATAACTGTCCAAACCAAAACTCCTATAcaaatttacaaacaatttgcttagatatttatttataaaaaagtagtgACTGCTGTCCAAGAAGGGCCTAATCAgttagagtatatatatatatatatatatatatatatatatatatatatgtactcctATCTCTCGTGTGCATTAGCTATTGCTTATAACACCAACATATACAATGTTCTAAACCAGCTCTCTAAAGAGATGTATATATTACAAATTCAAATGagtatatatacactttttttatataagttgtatatatacacacacacacacaaacacacacacacccaatgacatatatatatagctccaaattataggaaaaaaattacaaactccaAAAAATTACAACCATGATATTAatgtgacagattttaggtgAACTTGCTATTTAAATGGAAGACATGAtgaatatatatcatgtatgaaTAACCTATGTCCAAAAATTGAAAGGTGTTAGGGGCAGTCTTTATCAGAGGAGCAAACTGGGGAGCAGTGGATGAAGAGACCTCACATATTACCTCAAATGCAAGTAAAGAAGTGCTGATTAAAGAGACCTACTCTGCCACCATTGAAAGTTGAAGTACCATCCAAAAGCAGTGCAAATGCAATTACCAATGTAAGTCCTGTTGCCCTGTTTGCAAGTAATGAAACTAAGATGTAAAACTAGTCAACAACCCATTAAAAAACTATTAATTATCTGGGGCATGGGCGCTTATTTGCAACATCCATCACgagtgtgtatgtgtgtgaaaCTTTGAACAGTTTTCACATAGAGGGCAAGTGCAGAATATCCAAAGAGTATTTGAACTTCTGATTggatactattatatataatcttctGAGTTGttcttaattttgtattatatatttagttaaGAAATTATCTTTATCACAAATTGCAGATCTCTAATTGATATATTTGATGGCAaacacaaaagtaaaaaatacaaCATCTAATCTTATAGGAAGGCAAAGGATGTAAAAGCTAGCTAAAGTACTTCATGGAATTAGATACCTAAGTGGCCAGAGTTACATTATACATACACAAACACATGCATAggcaatttataaaataaaaaaaaaaatggaatgacAACAACTAAAACATTCTCTGTATCCATCAATTTACTGTGTATATGTTTGACAGCTTTTGGTATTTTTGTTGAAACCAAAAAGTTTTAAGAACTAAGGATCACTTGATAGCTAGTTTTTCCCTTGATATTAAGTAGTTCATCACAGAAATTAGCAAGTAACTTTAGTTGAGTGGAAGATCAAATGGAAGATAGAAATGAAAATGGTCTGATTTGAACTAAAACAGAATGCATATTGGAAATTTCATTCGAGTTTTACAGCCAATAACCTATATGTATACTTAGGTTATTAGGTTGAGGAAaaggttaaaaataaatactaacAATTTGTCCATGGACTGAACTATTAAGACTTAGATTTGGTGGTTGTTATCTGTCATAGGGTATGGACTAGGAGAACTGAGTTAATTATTGAAAACATATTCAAAAGTCCTcctatggttatttattttagcAGTTTAGGATGTTGGAACTTTTAGAGAAGCTACCTTGGGTAACAGGTTCATATAGTTAAAAAGCAATCAAGCCTATACGGAGAATGGATATTTTCCATGAAGCACAAACTCTGTTTCTGTACATAATACAGGAAATATTTGTGTTCTGATTGGAACATACATTTTTTGtgcaattttttaaacaaacttTAATTATCAACAATCAAATTGGGTGAGAAATATATATCCATTTACCTGGGAAAACAAAGTGCTTAAAGACTATTGAAGAGGTTGAAAGAAAGATTACCTTCACTAAGGAATCGATAGCACCTAAGCTAGTATGCCTTAGATGTTCATAAGGCTTTTCCTTGTTCTCAATGGCAAGTAGAGGGAGTAGATACGTTGGAATCCTAGATGCAAAAAGATCATGAATTTCAATTAGAAGGTCACCATATCCTTTAAAGAAATATCAACTTGTAACAATGCTTAACTCCATCTAACAAGTCAATATTATATGAAAAGATCATGCAAAAGCACTGAATGAAGTTAGAACAAATGCAAGAACATCCAATGTTTTTTTATGTATCCTTGAGTAAAagtgaattaaatatttgatcctTACAAGCAATGGCAAtatagtattaaataaaaagtagttcttcaaagaaaggtgcAAGAAAATCCAAACTAGCTTCAATTTTCacaaaaaagttcaaaatttactgctttttatttaatatatggaAGTCAAAGTGAGCCATTGGTCTCTATGGTATAATGCTTCATTTTGGAGTTAATTATTGAAGCTGATTCTTGGGTTTGGAGTTAAGACCTCAAAGTCTGAAACTGTTCCTGTGGGTGATGTTCAGAATTTATCAGATTTGGGAAATTTACTGGGGTGGAAGAATCTGATAATTGCCTTTGTAGGTATCTTGGGAGGAATGCTTCATTAGCGGGTTGGAAAGGATCTATTTGTCTAGGGGGGAAGATTAACTTTTATTAAAAGCCATCTTTGTATAAACTGCACACCTATTTCCTAAATAGGTTCTGCACATGGACAGGTTTACATAGGGTAATATGCAAAGATGTGGTGCTCTTTTTTGGTAGGGTGGAAGTGTTTGAAGGGCTGTAAGAAGGCAGCGTGGGCAACAACAGATGATTTTACCTAACTCATGTGGTGCTTATGGATCAAAAGAAATGGCTGATCATATCGATAGCACAAGATGAGCTCTTTGGAAGATATTAGGAATTTTTGCTTGAGTACTTTGGGTTTGTCAGGTAAAGTTAAACTAATGGTAGGATTTCCTGAACCTGGATATGTTTTCtgggtttgttttccttttgtttctgGAAGTTGTAGGTTTATCCTTTGTATACTAGACCTGTGTACTAAACTATATGACTattcagaaaagaaaattattacttctaagaaaaaaaatagtatacaTTATTACAAAGtttctgtaattttttgttaatatattcTCACAAGAGCAATCACAACTGTACTTGTCTATCTTCTATCTATCACAAAACTACAATATACATGGAATATGTAGCATTTGCCATGTTGAAGTTTTGTTGTGCAGTCCGTGTTATTGAGTGCAAAGTCCCACTAGAGGGACCATGAGGATGGTACTTTCATGCATGCCAAGAGTAAGAGCATTCACGTATGAATAGGCTACAATTTATATGATCTGGACCATCCTCATTTTTTTGCACATAAAGAAACATTTAAAGCACCAAAGATGATGGGGGGAATTGAGGACACAAGGCTACAAAGCAGCAAATGAATTTAGAAAGGATGGTCAAGGGAAatgaagtggtaaagaaatTCTTCTTGCTGATCTTTGTCTGACGTTCCCTTAGCATAAGGCCCTAGTGATTAGTTAAGTGAACATCCAATATAATGCATGATATTGGATGGATGCAGTGTTAATTAGTCATGTGATCATTGGTGCTTTAAATGGTACCCAACTTACTGCCTGCTAGAGTTGGAATACTTGAATTACATATGGGAGACAATGCAAAAAGTAGTAGGAATTCCTTTTCTATAAGCTTTCAAGTGTCTTCCAAACTACAAGGAATTCTGCAATTTTTCAGTACCAGGATAGTgatcagaaaaacaaaatctgGTTTGACCCCTAAACATTAAAACTTGTTTGAAAGATGTTATGATAGATACAAAACCATAATTGTAATTCCTCAAGAAATGCTcccttgaatatatatatatatatatatatatggatatatatatatatatatatatttgtataattattatattgacTTAGTACTGCATATTATAATTACTGTAATAATAAGACAACAAAGCAAGAGGGggtaaaaaaggaaattatattTAAGTTAGAATGTATGCCCCTGCATCTTAAAACAAAGCCAACTAATCtcttaaatatataaagttaATAGTGATGCAAAGAGAAGCAAGGattaaaattcatccaaagccaTGTAGAGAGTTTGATAGGCAGAATCCTATCTAATATCAGTCTCCATGAGCTCACAGTAGCATCCATGGATCACAGTGGTATTGTTTTTCCATTCAAGAAGAAAAGATGCAATAGAAACAGAACATGAAGCTAAAATAACAAATTTAGTATATCACAAAGAAAAGATGTTTGACAGATATATATGCCATTCGAAAAGCTAATTTTTCCTGAACCATTATAAAAGGATAACTatctaatgaaaaaaaaaaacaaaggaggaaAGAGAAAGAACTACAGTTTCTAACATGCCAAACTAGTCATTAATTACATCCTTATGAATATATGtgttatagatatatatatagactgatcatatatatatttctaaaccAAAATAACACAAGATGCTGCTGCAATATGACAATGGTGACCATTGTCGCTTCATCACAGAGGAGAATTGCTATGCTTTGTCTCTCTTGGACACACACCTCATTTCCCACTAGTTTTGCTACAGTAAGTATCTGCCTTGTATGTTCTGttcaccttttttcctttcctaaTATATTCTGGATAGGATCACTATTTTGATCTCAACTACTGTGGAACAATGATAATCGTCTAAGATGCATGTGCTATGCTAAGGCTTATCATGTCtaagttttagattttgttgCAGGGACAGATGTATCTTGAAACTGTTTTTCTAGGCTTTTCAAAACCTAACTTCATATTGGATAATTAGTCATCTAATTAGGGATTttgatttcaataaaaaattatacaaatcaGAGGACACACAGGTTAAAACTAGACTCCAAAAATTATGAACATCAAATACCCAAATCAACCCGTAGCCAAAATAcagttataataaaataaaattgtgcaAGAATGTTTAGGCACTCAGATTCTAGCAACTATcaatagtataaaaaaaaagctTCTATTTTTGTAAATCAACGAGGGCGAATGAAAGGGGAGACAAGGACAAAATCGTTTCAGAGATACCTGCGGTGACGTTGGGTATGTAAATACCCAAGAGTCTCGTCCTCCCGTTTGGCTACCGATACAAAAAGCTATCGTTTAGGAAATCACTCCGATAGTAACGATGGAGGAACAGAGCTCGTCTACTCAGGAAAACATGACCGTAGCTTCCGCTGATGGAATTTGAAGTGGAGGAGAATCTAGGGTTCGGGACGTAGTCGACAGTGGGGGTAGATTTTCACCCTGTGTGTATCAAGTTGGTTACAGGGGCATTGAAGGTACGAGCAATGGAAAAGCAAGACGAAGTGGAGAAGGAGCTACGCGGTAACAGAGTGGGTATGATTTTGGGGGGAAAAttaaatcttttcatttttgtgtaAGTAAGTAGGCGCCTCGATCAATTAGCAACGATGGTAGCCCGTTGTAATAAGATTTTTTCTATTGCAACGCATACTTTCgcctcaataaaaaaaaaaaacgctgcaaaaaaataaattaagtgacCGCCTCTGTTAAATTCATCTATTACAACGAATACTTGCAAGGACGTATATTTTGTTGCAAAAAGCTATCTATTGCAGCGAATTTATTTGCAACATtctaaaaaacgctgcaaaaagtcagatttcttgtagtgtgtatGTACGCAGGCACGAGTACTAGTACTACAACTTGATCGTTTGAAGAGATGTATATATGATCTGAATATTCAAGTGGTACTGGTTTAGGTAATCTTAGGATATTATTCAATCTTGTAAAAAGGaaatggaagaaagaaaacatgcaTTAAAACAAGGTGATTGCAGAAAGAAAACATGCATTAAAACAAGGTGATTGCAGAAacctttaaaaaattagttatgAAAAGTTCCTCATAAATTAAGGGGTTCATAGAGCTCATTCATTGAAGCAAGATATCCTTGCATGTGAGTTTGTCGCCTTCTATAAAGACAAGAGAGGGGTCCCAAAAGGTTCAAGTACAATTAAAACATCAGTTAATGATGTGAATTAAGCTCCATATATATCACGGCTGGCCGCGTACGTGTAGTTCAGGTTTCAGGAGCCAACTTTGGCACACGAGGTGACGTTTCCTTGCATCATTCCACCCACTCAAAGCAATATTGAAGCATAAAGATtctaattaaaacataaaataataataatattaaaaaactgcAAATTAATTGCTGGAATCATATTGATTAGTTGTCTGTGGGAATTGGCTTATATAACTTAGAAGCTAATTGCAGAGATCAGTGAGTGATGAATTACAGATTAAGCAACGAAAATAACGATGGGGAAAAATAGACAAGCGTAAGAGTAAAGCAAAGATGCGAGAATTACGTGAATAGAGAGCTTTTCTCTACCGGGGATTAATTTGGAAGAGTAATGTCAAATTGAAGTTCGGGTGGGCAAGTTTTACTGAAAAATATTGgtgtttattattaaaaaataatttctttctgGATCTAAATGTtagatatgataaaataaaaagtaaaattaagtTGATAATTAAATATACAGTGCGGTAGCTGTACaagaatttaatataatatataataaatattaattagcGGATCAGATCGTATCGGACTAAGAGCCGAAACAGGTCAAAAACTTTTCTCGGAATGAAGCCCTTGAACCACAATGAAGCCCAAAACTcattaaaaattcataaaaacaatCACAATTGATCCTTATCTAGTCAAATTATTAAACCAAGCCCCACAAGTACAATCAGTCCCTCCACACATAGAACCCCAACACTAAGTTAATTGGTCTAGTTAGTTAAATTACTCAACTATTATTGAGATATATGTGTTCAAGTGGGTTACTTATTTCATGATTttttagtaaaataatattacatataattataaagtgtataaatattatataatcattttaaaaaatagtaagattcattattaaaaaattaatttttttatataaattttatatttatttatttttaaaaaaataattgtaacgCTTACGTATTCAGGACAACTATCAtttatcttttgaaaaaaagtcaAGACAAGGCCCAATGACCCGTTAACAGACGGATCTTACGCCCGTTTTCCTGTAAATCGGACAATCAATGGACGGGCCAAATCTTGGGCCACTAGTGCCCAACCCTTCACAGGCACCAACCTAGGGTTTTTTCTCGAGGGTTTAACTTTAGGAAAAAGCTATTCTGCCACTTAGGGTTGACTGCCCATTTTGACCgttggttaatttttttttatttaataattttaaatgtatattgatgtatttttttacttaataattaagaaaataattaaaaaaattaaaaaaaattaaaaaaaaaaccactggACAGCTCATCCAGCGGTATGACGTAGGCGGCATAGTAGCCACACCCTTATACTTTATTCCCTACAGATAATAACCTCTGGTTTAGGGTTCACATAGaaattttgtttgagttttgctatatacaggtacagtcgcgcactaatctgtgtaccaatactgatttattcatacttaaattttaaattaacactgtttttaataaaatctactttttgaccaatcacatcacattaatacataaattaatacataattatacttgcaactatattttttcatcttatttcctGCTTCACTCTCGTTGACCATAGCTTGTTATGAATTTTGATAGGGTAATACTGTAATGGATATGTGTATAAGGATGAATGTAAATGGACTCTGAACTAAGAGGACGATGGAAGAAATTCACTGAAATTGCATAAACTTGAATTTTCGAGGAGTCAAACTCCTCCCAAAACAGAAACTACAATTTTCTCCAGATTCTAGAATAATCCCTCTGCCCCTCTCCGCGCCCCATGACTCTTAACAGATAAAAGGTAAAAGACCCAAAATACCCCTTACATTACAGCTCTTAAAACAGTGTTTCATGGAAAAGTAATAAAAGACTACACCGTTTAAGACCCTTCTTGACTACTGACCCAACGACACCGTAGCACCCCCTTCCAAACCGCACCGTTTAACACTTACAATTTTCCGCTTTTCAGCCTTCGCAGGTCACTTCTTGCCCTagcctctctctttcttcgTCTACTCATTGAGACTCCAATCAGTTTGAGCTCCCCACAGTAACCCATAACTCCCAGAGCAATTTTTGCCTAAgatggggaagaagaagaaattcatCGACAGGAAGAAATCCGCAACGTTCCAATTACTTGCTCGCGACTCGTCCGACCCCAATTACGACAACACACCGGGTGGCGACCGAGTCTTCGTCCGCGTCGACAACAACCCCGTCTCCTTCTTCTCCGATGAAGACCCCACTGGAGTCTCCGGCTCCGGCCACTACGACGAAGATCCCGATTCTATATTCGCCGATGCGCCTGAGGACAACGATGAAAACGAAGAGGGCGATGTTAGGATTCCCGTGAACTCGGTGCGGGCGGGGAAGGCGTTGCCGGAGAATGTGAGGAGGCAGATTTTGGAACTCGGGTTTCCGGATGACGGTTACgattatttgattcatttgagGGAGATTAAGCACACTGGCGGTGGTTCCTCGTTCTATAATAATCCGAAGGCGAGGCTCGATCAGCTTCCACGTGACGTCAAGGTTGGTTAGCTTTTGAttgcttttttctttgtttggtttCTGGAAAATTATTCTTGGAAAGCAAACGAAAATGATGGGAATGAAAATTTCTATCTTTTACCTTTCTAATAATTTCTTCTGAATTAGAATGAGCCTGATGTGAACGTCTAGaatttgtgtttggttgttttctTGGGACTAAAACAAGCTGTATTGCGCTTTGTCTCTAGGCATATGATGCATCAAGAGTACAGATTTCTGAAGTGGATGATGATCCCAATGGGAGGTCCATTTTCAGTGTTGCAACGAAAACAGTTGGTGTGCGGGTACAGAAAGCGGTTGATCCTGATGTAGCTGCATTGCTCGATGATAGTGATTTATCGCGGTTTGGTTCTGATGTTGAGGACTTAGAAGAGGATTTTGTTGTTCGGGCAAACCTTCTTGAAGAGAAGGATGTAGAGGTGGATAAGAGGTTAAATAGGGTAGAAGAATTTGGGGTAACTGGAAAAGAGGTTGATAAAGCAGATAATTATGACCAACAACCAACCGTGGATGGCCTTGTCTTTCAGAGTGGAATTGGAAATCACCTGGTGGAAGGTGTAGATGAATGTGTTGACAATAAGCCACGAGTTCGTCGCCTTCTGGATGAGCAATTTGATTTGGTGAGTTTCTTTCCCCGTTTTATTGTTCTGTTACcgtagtttttaattttgtcgTCTTTAAAGAGTATGCTTGCATAACTGCTTCATGATGAAATATCGAGAATCCCATTTTTGTTATTAGACTTAGTCAGGACTTTAGTCTTAATCTATCATACCGTGTAGAGCTGACACACGAATTAAAAAGCTATTATACATGGAACAAAATAGTCTACTGCCCCTACGTGGCCCTCCCCAAATGTAGTTTTCGGATCCGATTCAATTGTTGCCAATTGGCTGagactttgtttttgtttttccgaATTcctatgggtttttttttttttttaaattcctttttGTCCCTcctttttaagtatttgttcTTTAAATTGCTTTTATGATCGTTGTTTGAAAAACATATTTAGGATCTCGTTATTGCTGGTCCATGTAATTCTCCTCATCTACAACTTGAGAGTCCAAAATTTCTTTGGTTTTGATGATAAATCACTTAATTTTCAAACTAAATAAGGCTGATTCTGattgaaaatagatttttgCTTGTAAGCAAAAAGTATTAATATCAGGAGTAGCCAAGTACActggatgtatacaagagaaaacacctagaAATTGAACATGATATTTATAGTACTAAAATACCTATGAAATGAAGATTGTGTCTGGGAATAGAAGCTCTGCCCCTTGTAGGACTGCCATGTGTTATTGTATGCTTTAAACCCTATTGGTCTATGCTACTTAGTGTATTATTTTGGATATAAACGTATAGTGCATGATGTTTGCTTGAAGAAATCCTCTTGCCTTATACTTGATTGTAGAGGATACAAATTACAGAAAGTGTATTGACACATATGTTTTTACAAGTTAATTTTTTACTTGATGATTTAAGCTTTTGATATCACCAGTTCCTTTATGTTGGATAGTACATGAGTTTCAACAGCCTATGTTGTATCCAACTTGTCTTGATCTCATACTACAAGTTTCATGGACGTTTAGGAGGCCTTGAGAAAGCTTTCGACTGTTCTACCACAGTTCTTGTTGTGCTTGCCGATGTAGCCTATTCATTTCTGATTGAGTGGTTTGCTGCATGTTTGattccaaatttaaaagaaaGTGACTTACTCTTTTAAGCCATATCATATGTCTGCACCCCCATCTTGATTTGTTAGATGGCTGTTTTTTTGTCACATTAAATTTCTTCTGTCTGACGGCAGCTTATTGTTTTCAGCTTGAATGTCAAGAATATGGCACTGACGACGATGATGGTGATTATGATTACGTAGCTGAAGAAGATGAATCCCTTGCCAAGAAGCTTAATCAAGCCATTGGTGATCATTTAATGGATGACTTGGAACTCGATGATAAATATAAGGCTCCCGCTGATTTATTGCATGATAATGAGATATCAAAGAGGAAGGAGCTATCAGACTCTGCTGCTGACATGATTCGTCGCTGTGTGGAATATGCTGAgaagtatgaaaatgaaaatgacgaCAAACCTGTTGTTTTCGTAGAAGAAAGCAGTGATGAATCAGAAGTGTGGGACTGTGAGACCATAGTTTCAACGTATTCAAATCTTGATAACCACCCTGGTAAGATTGGGGCTCCAGAAATAGCGAGGAGAAAGAAGTTGGCTGAAACCGTATCTGGAGCCTTGGGTGTCACCAGTCATGTAATAT comes from the Carya illinoinensis cultivar Pawnee chromosome 8, C.illinoinensisPawnee_v1, whole genome shotgun sequence genome and includes:
- the LOC122318821 gene encoding protein LTV1 homolog isoform X1 gives rise to the protein MGKKKKFIDRKKSATFQLLARDSSDPNYDNTPGGDRVFVRVDNNPVSFFSDEDPTGVSGSGHYDEDPDSIFADAPEDNDENEEGDVRIPVNSVRAGKALPENVRRQILELGFPDDGYDYLIHLREIKHTGGGSSFYNNPKARLDQLPRDVKAYDASRVQISEVDDDPNGRSIFSVATKTVGVRVQKAVDPDVAALLDDSDLSRFGSDVEDLEEDFVVRANLLEEKDVEVDKRLNRVEEFGVTGKEVDKADNYDQQPTVDGLVFQSGIGNHLVEGVDECVDNKPRVRRLLDEQFDLLECQEYGTDDDDGDYDYVAEEDESLAKKLNQAIGDHLMDDLELDDKYKAPADLLHDNEISKRKELSDSAADMIRRCVEYAEKYENENDDKPVVFVEESSDESEVWDCETIVSTYSNLDNHPGKIGAPEIARRKKLAETVSGALGVTSHVISLRGKERLPVDFLPHSKKPAEEKVKDVGSNKAEQQKRKQHGQESKEEKKERKAAVKEERREARRAKKEMKGLYRGEAQRAQKVAAIAGPSSIHLM
- the LOC122274342 gene encoding protein FAM98B-like — protein: MDTRSRFSWLVLFIAIPIVRLKGDEMGNGTAHSQSVNTTSLALPKLLRGNKDLEAGKNKTSTEVVNNRKNRDNGPYYRGGGGGGGGGGGGGGGGGGGGSYRWGWGGGGGGGGGGGGSGGGWGWGGGGGSQYKWGCGRKPKYGIGKGVGGVRNHHSHRKRIFRKDDDFKLGEFAQCMGRGRCRGMRLDCPLHCGGPCFYDCQHMCKAHCRRS